The genome window GGCAAAGACGTTTCTGAGGCCTGAAGGCAGGTCTGTTATCTCATGAAATCCGGAGAGGCCCGGCCTCCAGAGCCACTTAAAGACCTGTCTGCCCCGATAGGCAGGAAGGCCCATGTTCCCAGCCAGGTCCTCGAGTTCTTTTCTCGTGAGACTTCTATAGTCGATCATATGAAAAAGACCTTATCTCCTGGGCCAGAAATACGTCTCGGGCCTGTAGTCCTCGATCCACTTGATACATTCGCCCTTGGGCATGGGCCTGGCGAAATAAAAGCCCTGAACCTCATTCACCCCAAGCCCTGCGAGAAACACGAGCTGCTCTCTGGTCTCAACGCCCTCTGCAACGGTCTTTTTGCCAAGGCCCTGGGCAAGAAGGAGGATGGTCTTTACTATCTCCACATCGTCCCTCTCATCGGGAAGGCCCTTTACAAAGGAGTAGTCGATCTTGAGCGTCGAGGCCGGAAGGTCCTTCAGGTACTGGAGGGACGAATAGCCCGTTCCGAAGTCGTCTATGGAGATACCCAGCCCGGCCTCATGTATGCGCGCCAGCTTTTCAATGGTCTCCCTGGTGTTTTTCATGAGAAGGCCCTCGGTGACCTCGATCTGGAGCCTCTTCGGGTCCACGCCCGAGGCCTTGACCGTCTCGATGAGCTCCTGTATAAAGCCGGGCTGCTCGAACTGTTTCTCGAACTGTTTGAAGGAGACATTGAACGATATGACCATGCGGGAGTCTTTGCAGACCGGGCTTTCTTTTATGTGCCTGATGGCCTCTTCCATGACCCACTTGCCCACCTCCACTATGAGCCCGGACTCCTCCAGAAATGGAATGAACTCGCCTGGCGGGATCAGGCCCTTTTCTGGGTGCTGCCAGCGGATCAGGGCCTCGAAGCCAGCGATCTCTCTGGTCAGGAGGTCTATCTTGGGCTGAAAGAAGAGCACGAATTCCCGGTTTTTCAAGGCCTCCTTGAGTTCCCTTTCCAGCTCGACCTTTTTGAGGTTTTTTTCAAATAGTTCGTGGGAATAGAAGCATATCTGATCTTCCCCCTGTTTTTTGGCCTCTGAAAGGGCCATCTTGGCCCGCTCGATGAGCTGACTGGCCTGAAGGCCGTCCTCGGGGAATACGGCCAGGCCCATGGAGGCGCTGACCGAGATCTCGTCACCGTCCAGCCTTATGGGGTGCAGTGAAATGAGCCGTCTCAGCTCTTCAATGACCGTCAGGGGGTTTTTGTTGCAGATGTCCAGTGCCAGGCCGAACTCGTCGGCGCCGAATCTTGCCGCATCGCCGGAGTCCCCTGCAAAGACCTTGAGCCTGTTTGCGATCTCCTTGAGGACCAGGTCGCCCTTGGGCACGCCCAGGGCGTGATTTATTACCCCGAAGCGGTCTATGTCCAAAATCAAGACCAGACAGTGATCCTTTTCCGAATTCAGAATCTGCAGATGGGAGGCAAGATAGGCGGTGAAGCGGTTGTGATTTCCGAGGCCCGTGAGCCCATCCCAGAAGAGGAGTCTCTCCACCTCTTCTTCCTTCTCCATGTGATCTATGGCATAGGCGATGTCCCCTGCCACCTCTTCAAGCAGGGCGACCTCTTTGTCCGTAAAGGAGGCATACCTTGTGGAGTAGATGTTCAGGGTCCCCTTGGCCTCGCCTGCTATCACGATGGGCAGGGCGGATGCGGAGCGCAGGCCGAACCTTTGGGCCATTTCTTTCCAGGGCAGAAAGCGCGGGTCCTCGCCAATGGCCTGAACGACTATGACCTTCTTTTCCCTGGCAGCGGTCCCTGTAGGTCCCTGGCCCTCTGGAAGGCTGGGGTCGATGGAGACCTTGATGCCCTTGAGATAGTCCGTAAGGCCGTGGGCCGCCCTGGGCAGGATGAGGCCGGTCTGCGGGTCCACCATGCCGATCCAGGCCAGGGCGAAACCGCCTGTCTCTACGATGATCCGGGTGGCGTTGTCAAGGAGTTTGTTCAGGTCAGTGGCCCTTACGATGAGATCGTTTATCTCGTGGATGACCTGAAAGGCCCTGTTCACCCTCTCGATGGTCTTCTTTGCCTCACCAAGCCTTTTTTCTCGGACAGCGAAGTAGCTGTAACTTTCGAGGATCATGTCCAGGAGAACGGCCTTTGAAACGGCCTTAAGGGTAGACAGTACCAAGGATGGTTCCATGTTTTCCGCCACATAGTCCATGATCAGATCAAGGTACTTTCCGTATGCACCTGAATAGAGGCAGTAATCAATACCTACCTAATCGTGCCGTATGCCTACCTTGAGCCGGCTTAAAAAGAAATCGAGGTCGTAGTTGCCTGCCAAAAGCTCTAAAAAGTGTCTATTCTGAGTCAGTTTAAGCTGCTTCAGCCTATCATGACTCGTCAAAAACCTGTTGCTCTTCTCAAATCCCTGCAGGTGGGCGTAGAAGTGGTCCCAGAGATAGGCCGTGTCTTGACCCTTTGCCGCCTCGCTGAGCCTCTTTATGAGCCCTATGTCTTCATGGGTCAAAGAGAGGTAGCGGAGCCTTTCTTTGATATCCTGTTCATCAATACCCAGGTGTTGGGCCAGCTCCCTCGCCTGTTCGTCCAGGTCATTTTGGTCTTTCACGGCATTTCTCCAGCGGTTTGAATGCTTAAATATATTATGGGAATCTCTAAAAATCCATGTTTTGTCATTCCTGCGCAAGCAGGAATCCAGCAAAAACAACAAGATAGATTCCCGCTTTCGCGGGAATGACGGATTATTAAAAGTACCCTTATATCATAATATCATAGTGCGGCGTGGATACCCATCAGGAAGTATATCTCCCTTCTCAGGGCCGCAAGCTCACCCTTTGTAAAGTCCCTCGGGTGGGGGTGGTCCAGGGTGATGTCGGCCTTGATCCTCGTGGGCCGCTCGCTGAAGACCACGATCTTGTCGCCGAGCTGTATGGCCTCGTCTATGTCGTGGGTGATGAACAGGATCGTGGTGTCAAACATCATGTGGACGTTCAGCATCTCTTCCCGCATCTGAAGCCTTGTCAGAAAATCCAGTGCGCCAAAGGGTTCGTCCATGAAGAGGATGTCGGGGTTTGTGATAAGGGCGCGGGCCACCTCCGCCCGCCTCTTCATACCCCCTGAGAGTTCATGCGGATAGTGATTCTCAAAGCCCTGAAGCCCGACGAGCTCGACATATTCCATGACCATCTGCTTCCTGGCCTCGGGGTCGTCGATCTGCCTTGCGCCCAGGGCCACATTCTCCCTGACAGTCATCCACGGAAAGAGCCCATCCTCCTGGAAGACAAAGATGTGCCTTGGGCTTGGGCCGTTTACAGGCTCATTGTCAATAAGCACCTGGCCTCTGCTAGGCGTATCGAAACCGCCCATTATCCTTAAAAGCGTGGATTTTCCGCAACCAGAGGGGCCTATAAAGCAGGTAAATGAGCGCTGAGGGATGGAGATGTTTATGTCATGGAGGACGGTCGAACCCTCTGGCAACCGGCATCCATCCCCGTCTGCCTCAGGGGTTTTGCCCATGTAGGACTTGAAAAGCCCGTTGATTTCTATTTTGTTTGGTTTGTCTGTTTTATCTGGCATCTTTTTTATTTACGCATCTGTTTCCATCTGACAGACGGGAGGTTTTCAAGGCCCCTTATCATATAATCGAGCCCAAGGCCTATAATCCCGATCACTACCATGCCCCCCATGACCTGGTCCATTCTAAGCGAATTTCTGGCGTCTATTATCAAATAGCCAAGGCCGGATTTCACCGCGATCATCTCTGCTGCGACTATGACAAGCCATGCGGTCCCAAGGGTGATCCTGAGACCTGTTACTATTTCAGGGAGGGCGGCAGGCAGGATGACCTTTGTGTAGAGCCTGTAGCCCTTGAGCCCGAAGTTCTGGGCTATCCTCAAGTAGGTGACCTTGATCCCCGCGACGCTTCCCATCACGCTTACCAGCATGGGAAAGAAGACGGCAAGAAATATCAGGAATATGGCCGGTCTGTCCCCGATGCCGAGCCAGAGGATGGCAAGCGGTATCCATGCAAGGGGCGAGATCGGACGCAGGAATTGTATGATCGGGTTGAAGATAGCCCGCCCAAGCGGCCAGAGACCCAGAAACAGGCCTATGGGGATGGCCGTGGCCACTGCAAGAAAATATCCCCATGTCACGCGGAACAGGCTCGCTATTATGTAATGAAAGAGCACGCCGGATACCGAAAGCTCCCAAAGCGCCGCCGCCACCTGAGAGGGCGGTGGAAGCATGTTGGGAGAGATAGCGAATTCCCGCACCGTCCACTCCCACAGGGCGATCAGGACTGCAATCGTGAGGATGGGTAAGACCCTGTCCGGTTGCGTCCACCTCCTTATGGCGTCTTTCATCATTATTCAGGCTCCTGCATTACTAAAGGTCCTCGCGCGACCGGGCTTGATATGCCGACAAAGAGGCCACGGATGGCCTCCGCCTGGCCTGTGGACAGGGATGTCCACTGCCAGGAAAAGGGATGTCACGCCCCGCCATGCCATGGACCATGAGCCGGTGGTCATGCGAAGGTCTTCCATCATCTGGAATACCATGACGTATCTATGAGGGACCTGGCGTCAGGCGCGTGTTTTAACAGGCCCCATTTAACCATCTGGCTCCCCATCTTGGCAAATTCATCCACCCTTGGGATCAAATCCCTGTATGATACACGGTCAGGCGGGTCTGTAAGGACGAATTCTATCAGGGGTTCAGGTAGATTATAGGCCTTTGCAGCTATCTCTGCGGCCTTGATGCGGTTTTTTTCAATCCAGAGCCCTTCCCTGTAGAACTCCCTTATAAGATTTACGACCTCGTCATGTCTTTTTTTAAGTACATCGCTCCTTACGACCAGGACGCTCGATATAAAGCCAGGCTGCACGTCCTTCATGTAATAGAGCACCCGGGCCGTGCCTGCCATTTCAGCCTTTGCGGCATAGGGCTCTCCTACAATATAGGCGTCGATCGCACCTGAGGCCAGGGCCGATGGCATGTCAGGCGGAGGCATTTCAACCACGTTTATTTCTTTTATGGGTACATGTGCACGGTCGCAAAGCGACAGAAGGGTCAGGTAGTGCGGGCTGAACCGGATCGGGATTGCAACCGTCTTGCCCCTGAGCCCGGCTACGCCTGATATGTGCAGGGATTTTTTTACTACTAAGGTGGATCCGTTTCTGTGGCCGAGGAGAACGACCTTGATGGGCAGACCCTTTTCATAAAGGGCAATGGCTATGGGCGCAAGGATAAAGGTAATGTCCAATTCCCCGCTCTCCAAGGATTCAATCAGATCGGGCCAGGAGGTGAACTTTATCGGGGTAAAGGCCATTGGCGTGGATTTCAGGTGCTTGGCGGCTACAGGACAGATGATGTTGTCGGTGATGGGCAGGAAGCCGACCCTTAAGGTGGATTCAGATACCTCTTTTTTGTTGAGCCAGAGATGGAGGCCTGAGATCAAAAATACCCATGTCAGACAGGCTATAAAAATGAGTAGCCATGGCTTAGGGCTTAATGAGGAGTTCAAGACCTTTTTTATACGATTCACATAAAATAATATCGGAATATTCGGCCTTATCTTTAAAGGTGAAGTGGTGCCCCCGGCAGGGATCGAACCTGCGGCACCAGGATTAGGAATCCTGTGCTCTATCCACTGAGCTACGAGGGCAAGTCATTTTTTGTAGTTGTTGTGTCGCTCGCGCCAAGGCCACATTTTTTTAACTTGTTTTTGAAAACTTGTCACCCCCCTTTTTTTGAGGGCATCAC of Dissulfurimicrobium hydrothermale contains these proteins:
- a CDS encoding bifunctional diguanylate cyclase/phosphodiesterase produces the protein MEPSLVLSTLKAVSKAVLLDMILESYSYFAVREKRLGEAKKTIERVNRAFQVIHEINDLIVRATDLNKLLDNATRIIVETGGFALAWIGMVDPQTGLILPRAAHGLTDYLKGIKVSIDPSLPEGQGPTGTAAREKKVIVVQAIGEDPRFLPWKEMAQRFGLRSASALPIVIAGEAKGTLNIYSTRYASFTDKEVALLEEVAGDIAYAIDHMEKEEEVERLLFWDGLTGLGNHNRFTAYLASHLQILNSEKDHCLVLILDIDRFGVINHALGVPKGDLVLKEIANRLKVFAGDSGDAARFGADEFGLALDICNKNPLTVIEELRRLISLHPIRLDGDEISVSASMGLAVFPEDGLQASQLIERAKMALSEAKKQGEDQICFYSHELFEKNLKKVELERELKEALKNREFVLFFQPKIDLLTREIAGFEALIRWQHPEKGLIPPGEFIPFLEESGLIVEVGKWVMEEAIRHIKESPVCKDSRMVISFNVSFKQFEKQFEQPGFIQELIETVKASGVDPKRLQIEVTEGLLMKNTRETIEKLARIHEAGLGISIDDFGTGYSSLQYLKDLPASTLKIDYSFVKGLPDERDDVEIVKTILLLAQGLGKKTVAEGVETREQLVFLAGLGVNEVQGFYFARPMPKGECIKWIEDYRPETYFWPRR
- a CDS encoding protoglobin domain-containing protein, which produces MKDQNDLDEQARELAQHLGIDEQDIKERLRYLSLTHEDIGLIKRLSEAAKGQDTAYLWDHFYAHLQGFEKSNRFLTSHDRLKQLKLTQNRHFLELLAGNYDLDFFLSRLKVGIRHD
- a CDS encoding ABC transporter ATP-binding protein, with translation MPDKTDKPNKIEINGLFKSYMGKTPEADGDGCRLPEGSTVLHDINISIPQRSFTCFIGPSGCGKSTLLRIMGGFDTPSRGQVLIDNEPVNGPSPRHIFVFQEDGLFPWMTVRENVALGARQIDDPEARKQMVMEYVELVGLQGFENHYPHELSGGMKRRAEVARALITNPDILFMDEPFGALDFLTRLQMREEMLNVHMMFDTTILFITHDIDEAIQLGDKIVVFSERPTRIKADITLDHPHPRDFTKGELAALRREIYFLMGIHAAL
- a CDS encoding ABC transporter permease, yielding MMKDAIRRWTQPDRVLPILTIAVLIALWEWTVREFAISPNMLPPPSQVAAALWELSVSGVLFHYIIASLFRVTWGYFLAVATAIPIGLFLGLWPLGRAIFNPIIQFLRPISPLAWIPLAILWLGIGDRPAIFLIFLAVFFPMLVSVMGSVAGIKVTYLRIAQNFGLKGYRLYTKVILPAALPEIVTGLRITLGTAWLVIVAAEMIAVKSGLGYLIIDARNSLRMDQVMGGMVVIGIIGLGLDYMIRGLENLPSVRWKQMRK
- a CDS encoding ABC transporter substrate-binding protein; the protein is MICPVAAKHLKSTPMAFTPIKFTSWPDLIESLESGELDITFILAPIAIALYEKGLPIKVVLLGHRNGSTLVVKKSLHISGVAGLRGKTVAIPIRFSPHYLTLLSLCDRAHVPIKEINVVEMPPPDMPSALASGAIDAYIVGEPYAAKAEMAGTARVLYYMKDVQPGFISSVLVVRSDVLKKRHDEVVNLIREFYREGLWIEKNRIKAAEIAAKAYNLPEPLIEFVLTDPPDRVSYRDLIPRVDEFAKMGSQMVKWGLLKHAPDARSLIDTSWYSR